From one Chloroflexi bacterium ADurb.Bin180 genomic stretch:
- the cprA_4 gene encoding 3-chloro-4-hydroxyphenylacetate reductive dehalogenase precursor — MSNHSTCSKPAATIDGLLRQLQERRLSRRGFVRSAVLLGLSAGAAELLSACAVDQTAPGIPTPTYAAPSARVTPATAPMELEMQTHASVLNPKELPTYVPPPAATPVPTAVPLWHGTVWSCPVCLLQFDRRDDMLRHIEEAHTVKVPLAYPVDRPTYAQFLTDKVARFDQKYDCFCRAVWDKEYQATLFAQVPRRRSESPDEMQEGRARIAGGIYSDKVGGSLHPNYGGYFGHIRGVGGMYDWDDPVNPRRVAVDDPAAMTAEVKGLARVFGADLVGVTELNPLWVYSNYFERDTALAGPLEINLKYAVVLGVEMDFASIRKSPGCAASAAVATAYSNMAEMSSKLAKYIRMLGWEALPSGNDSTASIPLAIDAGLGELGRNGLLLTPQFGPRQRIAKVYTDLPLVPDKPIDFGLQRFCETCQACAHACPVQAIPRGDRSLELTSVSNRPGIRRWHVNVAKCLQFWVANGGSPAGLHDCANCIAACPWGMVSRPWL; from the coding sequence ATGAGCAACCATTCAACCTGCAGCAAACCCGCTGCGACCATCGACGGGCTGCTGCGACAGCTTCAGGAGCGCCGCCTCTCGCGGCGCGGCTTTGTGCGTTCCGCGGTGCTGTTGGGCCTCTCGGCCGGCGCGGCCGAGCTGCTATCGGCCTGCGCCGTGGACCAGACCGCCCCGGGCATCCCCACGCCAACCTACGCCGCTCCTTCGGCGCGGGTCACGCCAGCCACGGCGCCAATGGAGCTGGAGATGCAGACCCACGCCAGCGTACTCAACCCCAAGGAGCTGCCCACCTACGTGCCACCGCCGGCCGCCACGCCGGTGCCCACGGCGGTTCCGTTGTGGCACGGCACGGTCTGGTCCTGCCCGGTGTGCCTGCTGCAGTTCGACCGGCGCGACGACATGCTGCGGCACATCGAAGAGGCCCACACGGTCAAAGTGCCCCTGGCCTATCCGGTGGACCGGCCGACCTATGCCCAGTTTCTCACCGACAAAGTAGCGCGCTTTGACCAAAAGTACGACTGTTTCTGCCGTGCCGTGTGGGACAAGGAGTACCAGGCCACGCTCTTTGCCCAGGTGCCGCGCCGCCGCTCCGAGTCGCCCGATGAGATGCAGGAGGGCCGGGCGCGCATTGCCGGCGGCATCTACTCGGACAAGGTGGGCGGCAGCCTGCATCCCAACTATGGCGGCTACTTTGGCCACATCCGCGGCGTGGGCGGAATGTACGACTGGGACGACCCGGTGAACCCCCGGCGCGTGGCCGTGGATGACCCGGCGGCTATGACCGCCGAGGTCAAGGGCCTGGCGCGCGTGTTTGGCGCCGACCTGGTCGGCGTGACCGAGCTCAACCCGTTGTGGGTCTACTCCAACTATTTCGAACGGGACACGGCTCTGGCCGGACCGTTGGAGATCAACCTCAAGTACGCCGTGGTGCTCGGCGTGGAGATGGACTTTGCCTCCATTCGCAAGTCACCCGGCTGTGCGGCCAGCGCTGCCGTGGCCACCGCCTACTCCAATATGGCCGAAATGTCGTCCAAGCTGGCCAAGTACATCCGCATGCTGGGCTGGGAGGCGCTGCCGTCCGGCAACGACTCGACGGCCAGCATCCCGCTGGCCATCGACGCCGGGCTGGGCGAGCTGGGGCGGAACGGGCTGCTGCTCACCCCGCAGTTCGGCCCGCGGCAGCGCATCGCCAAGGTCTACACCGACCTGCCGCTGGTGCCAGACAAGCCGATTGACTTTGGCCTGCAGCGCTTCTGCGAGACCTGCCAGGCCTGCGCCCACGCCTGCCCGGTGCAGGCCATCCCCCGCGGCGACCGCAGCCTCGAGCTAACCTCTGTCTCCAACCGCCCGGGCATCCGGCGCTGGCACGTGAACGTGGCCAAGTGCCTGCAGTTCTGGGTGGCCAACGGCGGCTCGCCAGCGGGGCTCCATGACTGCGCCAACTGCATCGCCGCCTGCCCCTGGGGTATGGTCAGCCGGCCCTGGCTGTAG